The proteins below come from a single Panicum hallii strain FIL2 chromosome 7, PHallii_v3.1, whole genome shotgun sequence genomic window:
- the LOC112898997 gene encoding putative aconitate hydratase, cytoplasmic isoform X2, which yields MAKSATKHAFKSILTSLPKPGGGEYGKFFSLPALNDPRIDRLPYSIRVLLESAIRHCDNFQVTESDVEKIIDWENTSPKQAEIPFKPARCILMDNTGVPAVVDLAAMRDMMPKLGCDPYKINPLIPVDAVIDHAVRVDVARTCDALERNQELEFDRNKERFAFLKWASTAFHNMQVFPPGSGTVHQVNLEYLARVVFNEDGIMYFDSVVGTDSHTTMVNSLGVAGWGVGGIEAVVAMLGQPMGMVLPGVVGFKLTGKLQDGVTTTDLVLTMTEMLRKHGAIGKFVEFYGVGVDELSLPARATIANMSPEYGATMGFFPVDQVTLDYLKLTGRSNETVSMVEAYLRANKMFVEHHETETNRVYSSYLELDLCKVEPCVAGPKRPHDRVPLKEMKSDWHSCLDNKVGFKGYAVPKEEQGKVVKFDFHGQPAEIKHGSVVLAAICSSTNTSNPSVMIGAGLVAKKACELGLEVKPWVKTSLTPGSVVTSEYLKHSGLQEYLNQQGFHLAAHGCATCVGNSGDLDESVSAAITENDIVAAAVLSANRNFEGRVHPLTRANYLASPPLVVAYALAGTVDIDFDKEAIGIGKDGKEVFLRNIWPSNQEVEQAIQSSVKTHLFRQVYESILKRNPRWNVLQVPEAALYPWDPNSTYIRKPPYFKGMSMSPPGPPTVKEAFCLLNLGDCITTDHISYSGKIPDGTPAARYLHECGVDPKNFSSYGGRRGNNEIVMRGAFANMRIVNKLLDGQAGPWTIHVPTGEKLYVFDAAMKYKSEGHDLVIIAGAEYGSGSSRDSAAKGPMLLGVKSVIAKSFERIHRSNLVGMGVIPLCFKEGKDADSLGLTGRERYTIHLPTNIAEISPGQDVTVTTDDGRSFACTLRLDTQLEVTYFNHGGILPYMVRNLAAGQGK from the exons ATGGCCAAGTCAG CTACCAAGCATGCTTTTAAGAGTATTTTGACCAGCCTCCCTAAGCCTGGGGGCGGTGAATATGGCAAGTTCTTCAGCCTTCCTGCACTAAATGATCCAAGGATCG ATAGGTTACCGTACTCCATTCGCGTTCTTCTAGAATCAGCTATCCGCCATTGTGATAACTTTCAAGTCACAGAGAGCGATGTTGAGAAAATCATCGATTGGGAGAACACATCTCCAAAGCAGGCTGAGATACCTTTCAAGCCAGCGAGATGCATTCTAATG GACAACACTGGAGTCCCAGCGGTTGTAGACCTTGCAGCTATGCGTGATATGATGCCAAAGTTGGGCTGTGATCCCTACAAGATCAACCCATTG ATTCCGGTGGATGCTGTTATTGACCATGCGGTGCGAGTGGATGTAGCAAGGACGTGTGATGCCTTGGAAAGAAACCAGGAGCTGGAGTTTGACCGCAACAAAGAAAGGTTTGCTTTCCTTAAATGGGCATCCACTGCTTTCCACAATATGCAGGTCTTCCCCCCTGGTTCTGGTACTGTACACCAG GTAAATCTTGAGTATCTTGCCCGAGTTGTGTTCAATGAAGATGGCATTATGTACTTTGACAGCGTGGTTGGCACGGACTCACACACCACTATGGTTAACAGTCTTGGTGTTGCTGGTTGGGGAGTAGGTGGTATTGAAGCAGTTGTTGCAATGCTTGGCCAG CCAATGGGCATGGTTTTACCTGGTGTCGTTGGATTCAAGTTAACTGGGAAGTTACAGGATGGTGTCACCACTACTGACCTTGTTCTTACTATGACCGAAATGCTAAGGAAACATGGTGCTATTGGAAAATTTGTTGAATTCTATG GTGTTGGTGTGGATGAGCTGTCTTTGCCTGCCAGGGCCACAATTGCCAACATGTCTCCGGAATATGGAGCTACCATGGGCTTCTTCCCTGTAGACCAAGTGACACTGGACTATCTCAAATTGACCGGCCGAAGCAACGAAACT GTGTCAATGGTTGAAGCATATCTGAGAGCTAACAAGATGTTTGTGGAGCACCATGAG ACTGAGACAAATCGTGTTTACTCTTCATATCTGGAGCTTGATCTTTGTAAGGTGGAGCCTTGCGTTGCAGGACCGAAAAG GCCTCATGACCGTGTCCCTTTGAAGGAAATGAAATCGGATTGGCATTCTTGCCTGGACAACAAAGTTGGCTTCAAG GGTTATGCAGTGCCAAAGGAAGAGcagggtaaagttgtgaaattCGACTTTCATGGACAACCCGCTGAGATCAAGCATGGCAGTGTTGTTCTTGCAGCAATATGTAGTTCGACAAACACATCAAATCCCAGTGTCATGATCGGTGCTGGTCTTGTGGCAAAGAAAGCCTGCGAGTTGGGGCTTGAG GTGAAGCCATGGGTAAAGACAAGCCTTACTCCTGGATCAGTGGTTACCAGTGAATACTTGAAACACAG TGGTCTTCAAGAGTATTTGAACCAGCAAGGTTTCCATCTCGCTGCGCATGGCTGTGCCACTTGCGTCGGCAACTCTGGCGACCTGGATGAATCTGTATCAGCCGCCATCACAGAAAATG ATATCGTCGCTGCCGCCGTGCTGTCGGCCAACCGTAACTTTGAGGGCCGCGTGCACCCTCTCACCCGGGCCAACTACCTCGCCTCGCCGCCTCTGGTTGTCGCCTATGCACTCGCCGGCACGGTCGACATCGACTTCGACAAGGAAGCAATTGGCATCGGCAAGGATGGCAAGGAGGTGTTCCTGCGGAACATCTGGCCGTCAAACCAGGAGGTCGAGCAGGCCATCCAGTCTAGCGTGAAGACACACCTGTTCCGGCAGGTGTACGAGTCGATCTTGAAGCGCAACCCGCGGTGGAACGTGCTCCAGGTGCCGGAGGCGGCGCTCTATCCATGGGACCCCAACTCCACCTACATCCGCAAGCCGCCCTACTTCAAGGGCATGTCCATGTCGCCGCCCGGCCCACCCACCGTCAAGGAGGCCTTCTGCCTGCTCAACCTCGGCGACTGCATCACCACCGACCACATCTCCTACTCGGGGAAGATCCCAGATGGCACCCCGGCGGCAAGGTACCTGCACGAATGCGGCGTCGACCCCAAGAACTTCAGCTCCTACGGTGGCAGGCGGGGCAACAACGAGATCGTGATGAGGGGAGCCTTTGCCAACATGAGAATCGTCAACAAGCTCCTGGATGGGCAAGCTGGGCCATGGACGATCCATGTCCCTACCGGGGAGAAGCTCTACGTCTTCGACGCCGCCATG AAATACAAATCGGAGGGCCATGATTTGGTCATCATTGCTGGTGCTGAGTATGGGAGTGGCAGCTCTCGTGACTCTGCAGCCAAGGGACCAATGCTCCTG GGCGTCAAGTCTGTGATTGCTAAGAGCTTCGAGCGGATCCACAGAAGCAACTTGGTGGGAATGGGCGTCATCCCTCTCTGCTTCAAAGAGGGCAAGGATGCTGATTCACTCGGCCTCACTGGACGCGAGCGCTACACCATCCACCTCCCTACCAACATTGCCGAGATAAGTCCTGGCCAGGACGTGACTGTAACAACTGATGACGGGAGATCCTTCGCTTGCACTCTTCGCTTGGACACACAG CTTGAGGTGACATACTTCAACCATGGAGGCATCCTTCCATACATGGTCCGCAACCTGGCAGCAGGACAGGGGaaataa
- the LOC112898997 gene encoding putative aconitate hydratase, cytoplasmic isoform X1, protein MDTHVIRGCRCRHTPPPPAPGPPPPRHQVLFFRRRGGRACQSRLSWSHRALAQAHLTSATAARRPDSDDATKHAFKSILTSLPKPGGGEYGKFFSLPALNDPRIDRLPYSIRVLLESAIRHCDNFQVTESDVEKIIDWENTSPKQAEIPFKPARCILMDNTGVPAVVDLAAMRDMMPKLGCDPYKINPLIPVDAVIDHAVRVDVARTCDALERNQELEFDRNKERFAFLKWASTAFHNMQVFPPGSGTVHQVNLEYLARVVFNEDGIMYFDSVVGTDSHTTMVNSLGVAGWGVGGIEAVVAMLGQPMGMVLPGVVGFKLTGKLQDGVTTTDLVLTMTEMLRKHGAIGKFVEFYGVGVDELSLPARATIANMSPEYGATMGFFPVDQVTLDYLKLTGRSNETVSMVEAYLRANKMFVEHHETETNRVYSSYLELDLCKVEPCVAGPKRPHDRVPLKEMKSDWHSCLDNKVGFKGYAVPKEEQGKVVKFDFHGQPAEIKHGSVVLAAICSSTNTSNPSVMIGAGLVAKKACELGLEVKPWVKTSLTPGSVVTSEYLKHSGLQEYLNQQGFHLAAHGCATCVGNSGDLDESVSAAITENDIVAAAVLSANRNFEGRVHPLTRANYLASPPLVVAYALAGTVDIDFDKEAIGIGKDGKEVFLRNIWPSNQEVEQAIQSSVKTHLFRQVYESILKRNPRWNVLQVPEAALYPWDPNSTYIRKPPYFKGMSMSPPGPPTVKEAFCLLNLGDCITTDHISYSGKIPDGTPAARYLHECGVDPKNFSSYGGRRGNNEIVMRGAFANMRIVNKLLDGQAGPWTIHVPTGEKLYVFDAAMKYKSEGHDLVIIAGAEYGSGSSRDSAAKGPMLLGVKSVIAKSFERIHRSNLVGMGVIPLCFKEGKDADSLGLTGRERYTIHLPTNIAEISPGQDVTVTTDDGRSFACTLRLDTQLEVTYFNHGGILPYMVRNLAAGQGK, encoded by the exons ATGGACACACACGTCATCCgtggctgccgctgccgccacacgcctccgccgccggctcctGGCCCACCGCCTCCACGGCACCAGGTTCTCTtcttccgccgccgcggcggccgtgcctGCCAGAGCCGCCTTTCATGGAGCCACCGCGCGCTCGCCCAGGCCCACCTCACCAGCGCCACTGCCGCCCGACGCCCAGACAGCGACGACG CTACCAAGCATGCTTTTAAGAGTATTTTGACCAGCCTCCCTAAGCCTGGGGGCGGTGAATATGGCAAGTTCTTCAGCCTTCCTGCACTAAATGATCCAAGGATCG ATAGGTTACCGTACTCCATTCGCGTTCTTCTAGAATCAGCTATCCGCCATTGTGATAACTTTCAAGTCACAGAGAGCGATGTTGAGAAAATCATCGATTGGGAGAACACATCTCCAAAGCAGGCTGAGATACCTTTCAAGCCAGCGAGATGCATTCTAATG GACAACACTGGAGTCCCAGCGGTTGTAGACCTTGCAGCTATGCGTGATATGATGCCAAAGTTGGGCTGTGATCCCTACAAGATCAACCCATTG ATTCCGGTGGATGCTGTTATTGACCATGCGGTGCGAGTGGATGTAGCAAGGACGTGTGATGCCTTGGAAAGAAACCAGGAGCTGGAGTTTGACCGCAACAAAGAAAGGTTTGCTTTCCTTAAATGGGCATCCACTGCTTTCCACAATATGCAGGTCTTCCCCCCTGGTTCTGGTACTGTACACCAG GTAAATCTTGAGTATCTTGCCCGAGTTGTGTTCAATGAAGATGGCATTATGTACTTTGACAGCGTGGTTGGCACGGACTCACACACCACTATGGTTAACAGTCTTGGTGTTGCTGGTTGGGGAGTAGGTGGTATTGAAGCAGTTGTTGCAATGCTTGGCCAG CCAATGGGCATGGTTTTACCTGGTGTCGTTGGATTCAAGTTAACTGGGAAGTTACAGGATGGTGTCACCACTACTGACCTTGTTCTTACTATGACCGAAATGCTAAGGAAACATGGTGCTATTGGAAAATTTGTTGAATTCTATG GTGTTGGTGTGGATGAGCTGTCTTTGCCTGCCAGGGCCACAATTGCCAACATGTCTCCGGAATATGGAGCTACCATGGGCTTCTTCCCTGTAGACCAAGTGACACTGGACTATCTCAAATTGACCGGCCGAAGCAACGAAACT GTGTCAATGGTTGAAGCATATCTGAGAGCTAACAAGATGTTTGTGGAGCACCATGAG ACTGAGACAAATCGTGTTTACTCTTCATATCTGGAGCTTGATCTTTGTAAGGTGGAGCCTTGCGTTGCAGGACCGAAAAG GCCTCATGACCGTGTCCCTTTGAAGGAAATGAAATCGGATTGGCATTCTTGCCTGGACAACAAAGTTGGCTTCAAG GGTTATGCAGTGCCAAAGGAAGAGcagggtaaagttgtgaaattCGACTTTCATGGACAACCCGCTGAGATCAAGCATGGCAGTGTTGTTCTTGCAGCAATATGTAGTTCGACAAACACATCAAATCCCAGTGTCATGATCGGTGCTGGTCTTGTGGCAAAGAAAGCCTGCGAGTTGGGGCTTGAG GTGAAGCCATGGGTAAAGACAAGCCTTACTCCTGGATCAGTGGTTACCAGTGAATACTTGAAACACAG TGGTCTTCAAGAGTATTTGAACCAGCAAGGTTTCCATCTCGCTGCGCATGGCTGTGCCACTTGCGTCGGCAACTCTGGCGACCTGGATGAATCTGTATCAGCCGCCATCACAGAAAATG ATATCGTCGCTGCCGCCGTGCTGTCGGCCAACCGTAACTTTGAGGGCCGCGTGCACCCTCTCACCCGGGCCAACTACCTCGCCTCGCCGCCTCTGGTTGTCGCCTATGCACTCGCCGGCACGGTCGACATCGACTTCGACAAGGAAGCAATTGGCATCGGCAAGGATGGCAAGGAGGTGTTCCTGCGGAACATCTGGCCGTCAAACCAGGAGGTCGAGCAGGCCATCCAGTCTAGCGTGAAGACACACCTGTTCCGGCAGGTGTACGAGTCGATCTTGAAGCGCAACCCGCGGTGGAACGTGCTCCAGGTGCCGGAGGCGGCGCTCTATCCATGGGACCCCAACTCCACCTACATCCGCAAGCCGCCCTACTTCAAGGGCATGTCCATGTCGCCGCCCGGCCCACCCACCGTCAAGGAGGCCTTCTGCCTGCTCAACCTCGGCGACTGCATCACCACCGACCACATCTCCTACTCGGGGAAGATCCCAGATGGCACCCCGGCGGCAAGGTACCTGCACGAATGCGGCGTCGACCCCAAGAACTTCAGCTCCTACGGTGGCAGGCGGGGCAACAACGAGATCGTGATGAGGGGAGCCTTTGCCAACATGAGAATCGTCAACAAGCTCCTGGATGGGCAAGCTGGGCCATGGACGATCCATGTCCCTACCGGGGAGAAGCTCTACGTCTTCGACGCCGCCATG AAATACAAATCGGAGGGCCATGATTTGGTCATCATTGCTGGTGCTGAGTATGGGAGTGGCAGCTCTCGTGACTCTGCAGCCAAGGGACCAATGCTCCTG GGCGTCAAGTCTGTGATTGCTAAGAGCTTCGAGCGGATCCACAGAAGCAACTTGGTGGGAATGGGCGTCATCCCTCTCTGCTTCAAAGAGGGCAAGGATGCTGATTCACTCGGCCTCACTGGACGCGAGCGCTACACCATCCACCTCCCTACCAACATTGCCGAGATAAGTCCTGGCCAGGACGTGACTGTAACAACTGATGACGGGAGATCCTTCGCTTGCACTCTTCGCTTGGACACACAG CTTGAGGTGACATACTTCAACCATGGAGGCATCCTTCCATACATGGTCCGCAACCTGGCAGCAGGACAGGGGaaataa